The following coding sequences lie in one Arachis hypogaea cultivar Tifrunner chromosome 4, arahy.Tifrunner.gnm2.J5K5, whole genome shotgun sequence genomic window:
- the LOC140184249 gene encoding secreted RxLR effector protein 78-like, translating into MAIKIDLEKAYDRLKWSFIHDTLLDMGIPPHIIYLIHCCITSVEMRVLWNGKVLDKFSPSKGVRQGDSISPYIFISCIECLSHSSMLRPTMVFGNVSILKGVPPDISHLCFADDLILSAKANLKQADIINK; encoded by the coding sequence ATGGCCATTAAGATCGATCTGGAAAAAGCCTATGACAGACTCAAGTGGAGTTTCATTCACGACACTCTCTTAGACATGGGGATTCCTCCTCACATCATTTATTTGATCCACTGCTGCATCACCTCTGTTGAAATGAGAGTACTTTGGAATGGAAAAGTGCTTGATAAATTCTCCCCTTCTAAAGGCGTCCGCCAAGGAGATTCTATCTCTCCGTACAtctttatttcatgcattgagtgtCTATCTCACTCATCAATGCTGCGGCCCACCATGGTTTTTGGAAACGTATCCATCTTAAAAGGAGTGCCCCCTGATATCTCTCATTTATGCTTCGCTGATGACCTTATTCTTTCCGCAAAAGCTAACTTGAAGCAAGCTGATATTATTAACAAATGA